One window of Bacillus sp. THAF10 genomic DNA carries:
- a CDS encoding DHA2 family efflux MFS transporter permease subunit, with product MQQAEKTTSRPPYGIIAILMIGAFIAFLNNTLLNIALPSIMAELKVGPSTVQWLTTGFMLVNGILIPTTAFLIQKYSVRNLFIVAMGLFALGTMMAGVAPVFGVLLTGRMLQASGTAILMPLLMNVMLVSFPIEKRGTAMGFFGLIMMGAPAIGPTLSGWLIEHYDWRMLFYFVAPIAIVVFLIGIFLLKDKKEKQDIRLDMFSVVLSSLGFGGLLYGFSSAGSRGWDSPLVYGTITLGAVSLVWFILRQLGQKRPMLNFTIYRYPMFALSSAISMVVTMAMFSGMILLPIYVQNIRGISPLDAGLLMLPGAIVMALMSPITGKLFDKYGGRALAIVGLAITVVTTYFFSQLTFETTYTQLLILYTVRMFGMSMVFMPVSTNGLNQLPARFYPHGTAMNNTLQQVSGAIGTALLVTVMSTRAASYGRELSGGAMADLGPNASAAEIAAMEQQVLMQGMLEGINFAFFVSTFIAAVALVLAFFIKRAKQAEDPLAGEEPAPMGELSSVSAGGKRKVTGKLAENN from the coding sequence ATGCAACAAGCAGAAAAAACAACGAGCCGTCCACCATATGGCATTATCGCCATTTTGATGATCGGTGCGTTTATTGCGTTTTTAAACAATACATTATTAAATATTGCCCTGCCTTCGATTATGGCAGAGCTTAAGGTGGGGCCATCCACCGTCCAGTGGCTGACCACAGGATTTATGCTCGTCAACGGAATCTTGATTCCAACGACCGCTTTTTTAATTCAAAAATATTCAGTGCGAAACCTATTTATCGTGGCAATGGGACTTTTTGCATTAGGGACAATGATGGCGGGGGTAGCACCAGTTTTCGGAGTGCTATTGACTGGCCGGATGCTTCAGGCAAGCGGAACAGCAATCTTGATGCCCTTATTAATGAATGTTATGTTAGTGAGCTTTCCAATTGAAAAACGCGGAACCGCAATGGGCTTTTTCGGATTAATCATGATGGGAGCCCCAGCCATTGGACCGACACTTTCTGGCTGGCTTATTGAGCACTATGATTGGAGAATGCTTTTCTATTTTGTTGCTCCAATTGCGATTGTTGTTTTCTTGATAGGAATCTTTTTATTGAAGGATAAAAAAGAGAAGCAGGATATTCGTCTAGATATGTTCTCTGTTGTGCTTTCTAGTCTTGGATTTGGTGGACTGCTGTACGGATTCAGTTCAGCCGGTTCACGTGGGTGGGACAGTCCACTAGTGTATGGGACAATTACACTTGGCGCGGTGTCGTTAGTGTGGTTTATTTTACGACAGCTTGGTCAAAAGCGTCCGATGTTGAACTTTACGATCTATCGTTATCCGATGTTTGCCCTGTCTTCTGCCATTTCGATGGTGGTAACGATGGCAATGTTTTCAGGGATGATCTTGCTGCCAATCTATGTGCAAAATATACGCGGAATCTCTCCACTTGATGCAGGATTACTGATGCTGCCAGGTGCGATCGTGATGGCATTGATGTCACCTATTACCGGTAAGCTTTTTGATAAGTACGGGGGACGTGCTTTGGCGATTGTCGGTCTGGCGATTACTGTGGTGACAACGTACTTTTTCAGTCAATTAACATTCGAAACAACGTATACACAGCTGTTAATTTTATATACGGTGCGAATGTTCGGAATGTCGATGGTGTTTATGCCAGTATCCACGAACGGGTTGAATCAGCTGCCAGCTCGCTTTTATCCGCACGGAACGGCTATGAACAACACGCTGCAACAGGTGTCCGGTGCGATTGGAACGGCGCTGCTTGTGACAGTAATGTCGACTCGCGCAGCAAGCTATGGTCGTGAGCTTTCTGGTGGAGCAATGGCAGATCTTGGCCCGAATGCTTCTGCAGCGGAAATTGCGGCTATGGAGCAGCAGGTGTTAATGCAGGGAATGCTAGAGGGAATTAACTTCGCGTTTTTCGTTTCGACCTTTATTGCCGCTGTTGCTTTGGTGTTGGCGTTCTTCATTAAACGTGCCAAACAGGCTGAGGACCCGCTAGCTGGCGAGGAACCAGCGCCGATGGGCGAGCTTTCTAGTGTTAGTGCTGGCGGTAAGCGAAAGGTGACAGGGAAGTTGGCGGAGAATAACTAA